In Flavobacterium sp. GSB-24, the genomic window ATACGTTTATGCAAATGGTAAATTGCAAAGCGTAAACGGAATCTCGTATGGAACAGCTTTCAGACAAGTTTATACTTATAATATTGATGGTACTATTACAAAAGAAGCCTATACAACGGACCAAAATACAGGAGTAGAATCAAAATCGCGAGAAAGCTGGCAGCTTACAGTTGTAAATGGCAATTTAACAAAATTGGTTACTATAAGCGGCGCTTTTATTGGCACACATGTTTACGACTATGATGCTAAAAATACTGCATTTAAAAATATCTTAGGATTTAACTTATTATTAGATCAGGCAATAACACCATCATTAGGTCAAAAAAATTATTCTTCTGTTAATAATATTGGAAAAGATACTCAATCAGTAGTGATAGATTCTCAGCCATTTACCAATACTATAGATTACAATGCTAAATATGATTACAACACTAATGGATATCCTGTTAAGCAAACATCTTATAATCAAGATGGAACTGTAAAAGAAGTATTTGATTATACTTACTAATCATAAAAAATATATTTTTTGTAAAAGCCAGAGCAAATTGCATCTGGCTTTTTTATTTCTAAAAAATAATCGAAATTTACACAAAAGAACTTCCATGCAATTCAGAACCCAAATTCCAATTTTAAAAAGTAATCAACCAATCGATTATAATTCGAAATTACTTTCTATTGGTTCTTGTTTTGCAGAAAATATGGCGGAGAAATTCGATTACTTCAAATTTCAAAATGAAACAAATCCTTTTGGAATTATATTTAATCCTGTTTCAATTGAGAAACTATTTAAAAGAGTTTGCCATCAGGAACTTTTCGGAGAAAAAGATGTTTTCTTTCATAACGAACGCTGGCATAGTTTTGATGTTCATTCTGATTTAAGTAATGCTGATAGACAAGAACTTCTTGAAAGCCTAAATAAAGCGGTTACAGAAACGTACAAACAGCTAAAAGAAGCGACGCACATTATTATAACTTTTGGAACTTCTTGGATTTACAGAAATGTAGAAAGTGAAGAAGTAGTTGCTAATTGTCATAAAGTCCCTCAAAAGCAATTTTCAAAAGAACTATTATCTGTTGATGTAATTCAAAAAAGTATTCAAAGTACAATTGAGTTAATTCATACTGTAAATCCAGAGATAAATTTCATTTTTACGATTTCTCCAGTTCGTCATACAAAAGACGGTTTCGTAGAAAACCAGTTAAGTAAATCACATTTATTTACAGCGCTTCACAACGTTTTAAAAATTGACAATTCACAATTGACAATTCATCATTATTTCCCGTCTTACGAAATAATGATGGATGAACTTCGCGATTATCGTTTTTATTCAGAAGATATGCTTCATCCTAATCAAATAGCTATAGATTATATCTGGAAGCTTTTCAGCGAAAATTATATTTCGCAAGAGAGTTTTGCGCTAATGCAGGAAGTAGACGAAATTCAGAAAAGTCTGCGCCACAGAAGCTTCAATCCAGAATCTGAACAGCATCAAAAATTCCTGGCAAAATTACAACAGAAAATAATTGCAATAGGAGATAAACTGCCTCATATAAAATTTAAATTATAAAAAGCCTTTGGTTGTAACCAATGACAGCTTTTTAACAGTAAAATTTTAGAATAATTCCTGATAATTGTGTAAATTGTTAAAGTTTAAATTTTACATTTTTGTAAAATGTCTAATTATGCTTTTTTCAGAAGCAATTTAATCATGTATTTTATTGACGTATGAATAAGAAACCCATTCATTATTTAAAAAAAACACTTCGTGTACTGTTATGGTGCGTGGTTTCTATAGTGGCACTTTTACTTCTTCTTATCATATTAATTCAAGTTCCGTCGGTTCAGAATTTCGTTAAGGATAAAGCGATTACTTATCTTCATAATAAGATTAAAACCAAGGTTTCCTTAGATCATATTTCCATTAAATTTCCAAAAGATGTAGTGCTGGAAGGTTTTTATTTTGAAGACCAGAAAAAAGATACGTTACTGGCTGGTAAACGATTAGAGGTTGATGTTGATCTTTTTAAACTCGTAAGCAGCGAACTTGAAATCAATTCAGTTTCACTTGAAAATGTAAAAGCTAATATTTCAAGAAATAAAGATGGAGTTTTTAATTTCGATTATATTATAAAAGCGTTTGAATCTAAAGAACCAAAAGTTGAAGATCCAGATGCCAAACCTTTCAAAATTTCTGTAGTAAAAGTAAATCTCGATCAAGTAAAATTCAATTTTAAAGATGATTTTTCGAAAAATGATATTCGTGTAAATCTGACCCATTTTGATACCAAATTCAAGAAATTTGACCTTGATAAAATGGATTTTAATATTCCGAATATTAATTTAAATGGCTTGAAAGTAGTTTTAGATCAAGATGTTGTAGAGAAAATTGCTGAAGTTTCAGTTAAGACTGTCGATACGATTTCAAAAAGACCAGATTTTAAACTTGCGCTGGATAAAATCACTTTATCTAAAATTGATATTTTATACGACAATAAAGATTCAAAATTAAATTCGGGCATTCGTTTAGGGAATTTGAATTTGGCTGTAAACGAAATTGATCTCAATAAACAGCTTTTAGATTTTGACACTTTTGAAGTGAAAAACCTTAGCGGAAATTTACGATTAGGTGCAAAAGATAAACAAATTCAAGCGCCGGATTTAGACTCAACTTCTATCAAACAAGCAGGCTGGAAAGTTAAGCTGAATGATGCCAGTCTAGAAAATATAGCTTTTAAATTTGATGATATGCAGTCAAAACCTAAAACAAAAGGTTTAGATTACAGTCATTTAGATTTGAGTAAATTCAATTTCAAAGCAGAGAAATTATATTATGCAAACGATACGATTTCTGGAAACATAAAAACACTTACCGTAAACGAAAAAAGCGGTTTACAAATCCAGGCTTTTAAAACGGATTTCTTCTACGGACCAAAAAATGCGTATTTGAATAATTTGTATTTGAAAACGCCGCAAACCCTTGTGCAGGATGAAATTAAAGCAGCATACAAATCACTGGAATCTCTTCAAAAAGATCTAGGAAATTTGGCTGTTGATGCTAATTTGAAACAATCAAAAATTGGTTTCAAAGACATTTTATTGTTTGTTCCAGATTTACAAAAAACAAATCCGTTTAAGAGTAATGCAAATGCAATTTTGTATGTAGACAGCCGAGTAAATGGAAAAGTAAAAGATCTGAATATTTCGAAATTCGAAATGAGCGGAATAGGTTCTACAAAAGTTTCCCTTTCGGGGAAAATCGCCGGACTGCCGGATGCGCAAAAAGCTTATTACGACTTGAATATTAAAAACATTTCGAGCACTGCAAAAGACATTAATATGTTTGTGCCAGCTGGGACAATTCCAAAAAACATTCAATTGCCTTCTCAACTAAATCTACAGGGAAAATTTAAAGGATCGGTTCAAAACTTTAAAACTAATCTGGCCTTAAAAAGCAGTTTCGGAAATGCCAAAGTTGATGCTTTATTTGATCAGCGTCTTAAAAAAAGAGAAAAATACGATGCAACCGTTTATTTATTGGATTTTAATGTAGGCCGATTAATTAAAAACGATTCGATCGGAAAAATTACGCTTAAAGCGAAAGTAAAAGGAAATGGTTTAGACCCAAAAACGGCAAATGCGGCAATTGATGGTCTGGTGCAAAAAGCTGTTTTTAATCGCTACACATACAAAGATTTAGCTCTAAAAGGAAATATCGAAAATGGTTCTTTTGCTGTAAAATCTGGAATGAAAGATCCAAATCTGAATTTTGATTTAACAGCTTCAGGTGATACAAAAGACCAATATCCAAGCATAAAATTAAAACTAAATCTAGATATAGCCGATCTAGAAAAACTGAATCTGCATGCCGGGCCAATGAAGCTTCGCGGAAATGTCGATGCAGATATCGCAAACAGCAATCCTGATTTCTTAAACGGAAAAGTTTTTCTTTCGAACATTCAGATTTTGCAGGATGCCGAACCAATTGTTTTAGATTCGATCCGCGTTCTTGCTTTTGCAGATAAAGACAGTAATTCGATTAAAATTTCGTCACAATTTTTAAAAGCCGAAGTAGTAGGAAAATATAAGTTGACCACTTTATCAAATTCAATTCAAAAATCATTGTCTAAATATATTGACCTTCAAAATCCGAAAGTCAATGCAGAATCTGACGAACAGCGATTGGCATTCAAATTAAAAGTAGATAATGATCCTGTTCTTTTTAAATTATTGCCAAAATTAACTGGATTAGAACCTTTTACCATAAATGGAAATTATAACAATCAAACAGATTCTTTAGCCATAAAAGGAACTATTCCGAGAATTGTTTATGCCGATAATACTATTTCAGACGGAAGAATTAATATTGAAGCCAAAGAAAATGCTTTAGAATATTTGGTTTCTGTTGCAACAATCGAAAGCGGTTCACTTAAAATTCCGTTTACTAGCTTGTCTGGAAAAGTAGAAAACAACATTTTGACGTATGCGCTGGAAGTGAAAGATGTTAAAGACAAACAGCAATATTATATTGCTGGAAATCTTAACCATGAAAATTCTAAAAACATCTTTAAAATTGATGCAGAAAACTTCGTTTTAAATTATGATAAATGGAACGTTGATCCTGAAAATTCGATTGAGTTTGGAGATAAAAGACTTTATATCAACAAATTCTATTTAGATAACTCTGGTAATGAATTAAAAATTCAGTCGCAGGGAACTCAGAATAATGCAC contains:
- a CDS encoding GSCFA domain-containing protein, coding for MQFRTQIPILKSNQPIDYNSKLLSIGSCFAENMAEKFDYFKFQNETNPFGIIFNPVSIEKLFKRVCHQELFGEKDVFFHNERWHSFDVHSDLSNADRQELLESLNKAVTETYKQLKEATHIIITFGTSWIYRNVESEEVVANCHKVPQKQFSKELLSVDVIQKSIQSTIELIHTVNPEINFIFTISPVRHTKDGFVENQLSKSHLFTALHNVLKIDNSQLTIHHYFPSYEIMMDELRDYRFYSEDMLHPNQIAIDYIWKLFSENYISQESFALMQEVDEIQKSLRHRSFNPESEQHQKFLAKLQQKIIAIGDKLPHIKFKL
- a CDS encoding translocation/assembly module TamB, with translation MNKKPIHYLKKTLRVLLWCVVSIVALLLLLIILIQVPSVQNFVKDKAITYLHNKIKTKVSLDHISIKFPKDVVLEGFYFEDQKKDTLLAGKRLEVDVDLFKLVSSELEINSVSLENVKANISRNKDGVFNFDYIIKAFESKEPKVEDPDAKPFKISVVKVNLDQVKFNFKDDFSKNDIRVNLTHFDTKFKKFDLDKMDFNIPNINLNGLKVVLDQDVVEKIAEVSVKTVDTISKRPDFKLALDKITLSKIDILYDNKDSKLNSGIRLGNLNLAVNEIDLNKQLLDFDTFEVKNLSGNLRLGAKDKQIQAPDLDSTSIKQAGWKVKLNDASLENIAFKFDDMQSKPKTKGLDYSHLDLSKFNFKAEKLYYANDTISGNIKTLTVNEKSGLQIQAFKTDFFYGPKNAYLNNLYLKTPQTLVQDEIKAAYKSLESLQKDLGNLAVDANLKQSKIGFKDILLFVPDLQKTNPFKSNANAILYVDSRVNGKVKDLNISKFEMSGIGSTKVSLSGKIAGLPDAQKAYYDLNIKNISSTAKDINMFVPAGTIPKNIQLPSQLNLQGKFKGSVQNFKTNLALKSSFGNAKVDALFDQRLKKREKYDATVYLLDFNVGRLIKNDSIGKITLKAKVKGNGLDPKTANAAIDGLVQKAVFNRYTYKDLALKGNIENGSFAVKSGMKDPNLNFDLTASGDTKDQYPSIKLKLNLDIADLEKLNLHAGPMKLRGNVDADIANSNPDFLNGKVFLSNIQILQDAEPIVLDSIRVLAFADKDSNSIKISSQFLKAEVVGKYKLTTLSNSIQKSLSKYIDLQNPKVNAESDEQRLAFKLKVDNDPVLFKLLPKLTGLEPFTINGNYNNQTDSLAIKGTIPRIVYADNTISDGRINIEAKENALEYLVSVATIESGSLKIPFTSLSGKVENNILTYALEVKDVKDKQQYYIAGNLNHENSKNIFKIDAENFVLNYDKWNVDPENSIEFGDKRLYINKFYLDNSGNELKIQSQGTQNNAPLQVDFVNFKIETIMNMVKKDELLMQGLINGNALVENVMTNPTFTSDLKIDDFTFKAEKVGDLEIKVDNKTANTLAANVALSDEGNDVKLTGDYKLDAGNFDFDVAINKLNIKSVQGFSMGNITEGKGFLSGNFKLTGNTSAPKINGELNFNDAAFRVTQLNSYFKIGQEKITFNNETISFDKFSLFDENDNELYVNGTIQSADFVKYNFNLLVEANDFRAINSKAADNDLFYGDLFLDTKLNIKGNLDSPVVDGTIKINKETKFTVVLPQSDPSIADREGIVEFVDEDNMYLKQTVDMQNKLDQSELKGMDVNVAITIDKEAELTLLIDKGNGDYLKLKGEAELVGGIDQSGKTTLTGKYEFSDGAYEMNFNGIRRKFDIQKGSYITWNGEPTLANLNITAIYKVDAAPIDLLGNQLKSEPQTVQNTYKQKLPFQTLLKMNGELMKPEISFGITLPEGNYNVASDVVELTQTRLKQLEQDPAELNKQVFALLLLNRFVGENPFSSESGGASAESFARQSVSKILSQQLNNLAGELITGFEVNFDLESTEDYTTGTMQNRTDLNVEVSKRLLDDRLKVTVGSSFGVEGQERANEESTNIAGDVALDYQLTKDGRYMVRAYRKNQYQVAVEGQVVETGVAFVITMSYNKFRELFHRSEQEKEMIREEKIRKEKQKQKEKEAKEKPEIQNQEEKQIEGNEQKT